In Flavobacterium sp. 83, the genomic window CCTGTTCCAACTACTTCATAACCTCTACTCAAACCATCTGTTGAGTCCATCGAAATGGTACGAACTGTGTTTTCACCAATGTGAGATTGCACTTCAAGTACTAATAATGTACCATCTTTTTTTGTGATTTCTAATGAATCATAAATTTTTGGAAGTTCAACATCCTTACCGTTGAAAACAACGTCAACTACTGGGCCAATGATTTGGGCAACTTTTCCTATTACTTTAGACATTACTTATGTATTTATTAAATAGCTATTTAGGTTTATGAAATAATACCAACCGAAATTTATCGATTAGATGCTTTTTTCAGTGCGCAAAGATAATTTTTTAAAATATAAAATCAATATTTTTTTATAAAAAAACCGCATATTTTTACTGCTTTGTTTTTTTATATTGTTTTAAAACAAACAAACCTTTATTATTCGGGTAAAAACAAAAAAACCACCACGTTATAAAACGGATGGTTTTTCATGCCAGACCACAATACGATTATTGAATTATGGCTGGATATAATATCGAATATTGACTCAAATCAACAGGCTTTAATGTTGAAGAATATTTCGCATTTATGGCAGCCGTAAAAGCATTTGCAATTAAAGCATAACCTCTAGGACTGGGATGAATCCCATCAAGTGAAAACGCCCCACCAGTTACATAAGCCGAAGTAAGTGTAAAACTATTACTAACAATTCCTCCACTTGATAATTGAGTCATAATCACTTTCGTATCAACAAAAGCCAGTCCTTTAGCATCAGCAATTGCTTTTATAGTGACATTATAAGCATCTGTAGCAACTTTAACTTCGGCAATCTCATCTTTAGTCAATATCCATTGATCAGCTAAAGGAACCGAAACCCCATTAACAGCAGCTGGATTACCATTCACAAGAGTCCCGATAAAAGTTCTAGATGTTAAAACAGGCAAATCCTCAGCAGTAGCTTGTCTATAAGAAGGGATGCCATATGCAGCTAAATTTGTTAAATAACTATCAACAACAACAACCGCATTACTGCCCGCAACAAACTTAACCGTTCTCTTTGTTGCTTCTGCAGCCGTAATCAAACCATTTGCCGCAGCATATTGCAATCCACCATTATATGCTGCATAACCAGCATTTAATTGAGCAGCCACCTCTGCAGTTAACGGAACTGGATTATAAGGAACAGTTGTAAAATAAGGAAGCGTATTTACATAAGGGAGATTTGCAACCACTCCTTTTGCTCCATTTGCAGTTAAATTAGTAACCAAACTTGAATAAACACTTGCAAAAACATTAGGATCAGTTATATCATTTCCACCATAAGTAGCCGGATCTAAATTCCCTGTTTGGTTTACACCAACACCCCCAGATGTAGCATAACCCAAGACATCATTCCCTCCAATCCATAATGAAAAGAAAGTGGGTGCCTGAACTAAAGCATCGGCCAAAACTGTTGTACCGGACGAAGTTGCAAATCTTGCAAAATAAGGATTTGCTTTACCCGAAGCAACTCCGGCAACATTTCCATATCCAGGCGCTACCAAATGATAACTTTTTGCCCCAGGAATTCCTAAATTATTAAAAGGCCCAGTGATTTTAGTACTCACTTCAGTTGTAGGTGTTCCACTAACCGGCGCAGGCCCTGCGCCATTGAAATACAAGCGAACTCCAGCTATTACATTTCCTCCCAATAACAATCCACCAAAATTATCTGATGTAAAAGGTATCTTGAAGTCCCCTCCACCTGCAGTAGCAAATTGCTGAGCTACTATATTTACATAAGAACCTTCCTGTCCTTTTTTGAAAAGCGCGCCATCACTATAACCTGCCGCAAAAGAATCCCCTAACGCAACATATTTTGTAAAACTAGCCGTCCCCGAACTCACCGGCTCTTCAACGACAGTTGTATTATCATCATTATTACATGCTACAAAGCTTAAAGAAACCAATAGTAGCCATTTGAAATTTTTTATCATGGTCGTATTTTTTTTTAAATTAAAGCCTTAATTATGGGTTGATTGTCCAAGAAGCAAAAAACTGCTGTCCAATTAATCCTGCACCTAATACCTGAGTATACTCTTTTCCGCCAATGTTTGAAGCTCCTAATTTAAGAGTTGATTTAAGTTTTGGCATATTGTAATTTACTTGAGCATCGATTACTGTAGCTGAAGCGATCATACCATCCACCATTGTAGATTGCCACAAATAGGAACTATTCCATCTTCCGCTTATGTTAAATCCAAAATTATCAAACAATTTTTCGTTTCCAAATGAAGCTTTTACTCTATGTTTTGGTGTATTAAACCCAGCTTCAAAACTTGGATCTTTTTCTTGATCAAACTTAAATTCAGCAAAGTTATAATTAACACCAACTTCGAAATTTCTATATACTTTTTTAGAAAGTCCAATCCCAAAACCAAGGGATTTGATTTCAATATTAGTATTCGTATATAATTGATAGGCTCTGTAATTACCATTTTGAAGCGCATGTAATGACTGTGTTCCAGGATCTGTTGGACCTGCTAAAGGACTTGGAGAATCTTGTGCTTTACCATATAACGGCGCAACAACATTTAAGTTTCCAATGAAATCATTGTAAATATTATAATATCCATTAATATCAACTGACATGTCTTTTATGAATGAGCGGTATCCTAATTCAAATGCTTTAACCTGTTCTGGCTTCACATAATTAACATTTGTTTTTCTCAACAAAGCGGACCCTGCAACAGGATTACTAGCTGCCAAGGCACTAAACGCCCCAACCGAAGATGCTGTGTATGAATTATTATAAGCATTAATCCCCGTCATAACAACAGTTGATCCACCAGCAAAAGCCTGACCTACAGCAGTTGAAACTGGTAAAATTTCACTATATCTTGTTAAGTTATCAGGAGCTGAACCAAGCAATATTGCACTTCCCACATTAAAACCAATGTATTGATCTTGCGTTGAAGGATTTCTGAAACCGGTTTGAAAAGAAGCTCTAAAGTTGTGTTTCTTACTTTCTCCTCCAGAATATACTAGCGACACTCTAGGTGAAAAACTACCATCGAAATTTTTTGATTTATCATAACGAAGAGATCCTGTAAATTTCAATCTGTCATCTACAAATCTTTTTGTTAACTGTGTATAAGCACCATATTCATTGTAATTAATAGGTCCATTTGCATCAGTATAAATTCTGCCATGAGAATTTAATTCATACAATCTAAAAGATCCACCAACTTGAATTTCGGCAAATTTTATAACGTCTTTAAAATTATAATTTGCATCCGAATGGTATATTTTAGAATTATCTACCAATTTTGAACCTGAAAGCACACTTGGATCAGCAATTACTTGATTAAAAGCATTTTTAAACTCAGGCGTTCCTGGTAAAAATCTACCTGTATCGGCAGTAGCTCTTGCTGCAATATGCGCATTTTCAGGAGTCATACCAGCTAATGTAGATTGAATATAAGCACCTGCATATTGTCCGAACCATGTTTTATCATCTTTCCATTTTCTATTTATGTTGATACCTGTAAAAAGCATATCATAAGAATCTCCCCCGTCTTCAGTTGTAGTATACCCTCTTACAAAAAAGTTTTTACCTTTAAATTCTAATTTATGTTGTTGCATAAAAAAGTTATTCAAATAATATCTGTTTGCCCCTTGATATACTGCATTTCCAAAACCAAATTTACTTTGCCAAATGATTTCTAAATTTTCATTTCCAAAAGGTCTGTAATGAAGCGAGAAATCAATTTTAGTATTACTTGCTTTATTATCCGTTAAATTTACCTCGTTGTACCCCGTTCTGCTCACATTATAGTTAGGCAGTAAGTTGACAGCTCCTTGAGATATCAAACCTAAAGTAGCCAATGATTGCCCAACTCCTTTTAAATTTGTAGAAACTTCATCCCCATATACATTTATACCATCGTAATTCACATTACTTCTGTCAATACCCGGATGTGTTTTGTCATCATAATTTGTTGCATGCCAATCTGTACCTCTCATATAAGTAAAGTTAACTTTACCCGCTAATTTTGAACTAAACGCATGCGCCATTCTAACTCCATAATCAATAAAATCGTTCGACCCTGCAGCTTCTTGACTAGTTTGCCCATATTTTGCGTAAGCAGTGATTCCTTGACTTGTAAATGGGCTTTTACTATTCATAAACAGAATACCATTAAATGCATTTGCTCCGTATAGAGCAGAAGATGCACCTGGCAACAACTCCACACTTTGAACATCTATTTCTGAAACACCAATTAAATTTCCTAACACAAAATTTAATAATGGTGAAGAGTTGTCCATTCCGTCAACCAATTGCATAAAACGAGTATTTGCCACAGTTGCAAAACCACGTGTATTTATTGACTTAAAGGACATACTACTTGTATTCATCTGAACTTCTTTTAAATTCTCTAAACCATCATAAAAGGTTGGCGATGCCGTTTTCTTTATATCAGCAACACTCATTCTTTCAATAGTAACAGGAGATTCTAATACTCTTTCCGGTGTTCTGGAAGCAGAAACAACAATCTCATTCAATTTTGTTTCTGCATCAGCAAGCTTAACACTGATTTTTTGATTATTTGAAGAAACATTTACTCTTTGAGAACCATAACCTATGCTTGTAATAGTAAGCACATAGGGAGGTTTTTTTGATGAATTTAAAGTAAATTTTCCATCAATGTCGGTAACGCTACCAGCGGTTTCTCCAACAATTTTGATATTGGCTCCAGGAATAGGTTGATTGTTACTGTCTGTAACAATACCTGAAATTGTATTTTGAGCAAAAGTTAGGCTACAAAAAAACAATGACAAAAAAAGTAAATACACTCTCATTGGGTTAAAGTTTGTTGGTTTATGATGGCAAAGTACAAATATTTTTGATATTAATAAAAAAGCGCCTTTAAAATTTAATAATTATCAGTGATTTTGATTCATTTGCACTTATTCTTTATTTTTTGTTTTTTGTTTTTTATTAAAAATTAAGTAAAAACATCAAAATTACATTATGCACGCATATAATAAATGCATTAATCATAATTTTTTTTAATAATTAATAATAATTTAATAAAAGTGAACTGGAGACTAAAAAAAAGCTTTTTTAAGATAATTATTTCAAATTAGCAAAAAATAAACATAAAAAAACCTCGAAAGAAATTCTTCCGAGGTTATATCTTAAAGTAAACAATATTGTATTATTCTACAGTAACTGATTTTGCTAAATTACGCGGCTGATCCACATTACAACCTCTCATCACGGCAATATGATAGGATAAAAGCTGTAACGGTATTGTTGTTATTAAGGGTGACAATGCATCCGAAGTTTCTGGAATTTCTATCACATAATCTGCCAAATCACGAACTTGAGTATCCCCTTTAGTTACTACCGCAATAATTTTTCCACTTCTGGATTTAATTTCCTGAATATTACTTACAATTTTATCATAATGACCTTGTTTTGGAGCAATAACGACAACCGGCATATGCTCATCGATCAGTGCTATTGGACCATGTTTCATTTCAGCAGCTGGATAACCTTCCGCATGAATGTATGATATCTCTTTAAGTTTCAATGCCCCTTCAAGAGCTACCGGAAAATTGTACCCCCTACCTAAATACAAACAATTAGGAGCATCTTTAAATGTAGCAGCAATTTCTTTAGCCCTTTCATTTGTTTCTAAAGCCTCTTTTACTTTTTCAGGTATAATTTCTAATTCTTGCAAATACCTATGAAAATCTGTATTAGACATGGTTCCCTTGGCTTTAGCCAAACGCAACGCAATCATTGTCAACACAGTAATTTGTGTAGTGAATGCTTTAGTCGAAGCAACACCTATCTCAGGACCTGCGTGTGTATAAGCACCTGCATGCGTTTCTCTTGAAATAGAAGAACCTACTACATTACAAACCCCGAACACAAAAGCTCCATTTTCTTTTGCCAATTTTA contains:
- a CDS encoding SGNH/GDSL hydrolase family protein; protein product: MIKNFKWLLLVSLSFVACNNDDNTTVVEEPVSSGTASFTKYVALGDSFAAGYSDGALFKKGQEGSYVNIVAQQFATAGGGDFKIPFTSDNFGGLLLGGNVIAGVRLYFNGAGPAPVSGTPTTEVSTKITGPFNNLGIPGAKSYHLVAPGYGNVAGVASGKANPYFARFATSSGTTVLADALVQAPTFFSLWIGGNDVLGYATSGGVGVNQTGNLDPATYGGNDITDPNVFASVYSSLVTNLTANGAKGVVANLPYVNTLPYFTTVPYNPVPLTAEVAAQLNAGYAAYNGGLQYAAANGLITAAEATKRTVKFVAGSNAVVVVDSYLTNLAAYGIPSYRQATAEDLPVLTSRTFIGTLVNGNPAAVNGVSVPLADQWILTKDEIAEVKVATDAYNVTIKAIADAKGLAFVDTKVIMTQLSSGGIVSNSFTLTSAYVTGGAFSLDGIHPSPRGYALIANAFTAAINAKYSSTLKPVDLSQYSILYPAIIQ
- a CDS encoding TonB-dependent receptor domain-containing protein, with amino-acid sequence MRVYLLFLSLFFCSLTFAQNTISGIVTDSNNQPIPGANIKIVGETAGSVTDIDGKFTLNSSKKPPYVLTITSIGYGSQRVNVSSNNQKISVKLADAETKLNEIVVSASRTPERVLESPVTIERMSVADIKKTASPTFYDGLENLKEVQMNTSSMSFKSINTRGFATVANTRFMQLVDGMDNSSPLLNFVLGNLIGVSEIDVQSVELLPGASSALYGANAFNGILFMNSKSPFTSQGITAYAKYGQTSQEAAGSNDFIDYGVRMAHAFSSKLAGKVNFTYMRGTDWHATNYDDKTHPGIDRSNVNYDGINVYGDEVSTNLKGVGQSLATLGLISQGAVNLLPNYNVSRTGYNEVNLTDNKASNTKIDFSLHYRPFGNENLEIIWQSKFGFGNAVYQGANRYYLNNFFMQQHKLEFKGKNFFVRGYTTTEDGGDSYDMLFTGININRKWKDDKTWFGQYAGAYIQSTLAGMTPENAHIAARATADTGRFLPGTPEFKNAFNQVIADPSVLSGSKLVDNSKIYHSDANYNFKDVIKFAEIQVGGSFRLYELNSHGRIYTDANGPINYNEYGAYTQLTKRFVDDRLKFTGSLRYDKSKNFDGSFSPRVSLVYSGGESKKHNFRASFQTGFRNPSTQDQYIGFNVGSAILLGSAPDNLTRYSEILPVSTAVGQAFAGGSTVVMTGINAYNNSYTASSVGAFSALAASNPVAGSALLRKTNVNYVKPEQVKAFELGYRSFIKDMSVDINGYYNIYNDFIGNLNVVAPLYGKAQDSPSPLAGPTDPGTQSLHALQNGNYRAYQLYTNTNIEIKSLGFGIGLSKKVYRNFEVGVNYNFAEFKFDQEKDPSFEAGFNTPKHRVKASFGNEKLFDNFGFNISGRWNSSYLWQSTMVDGMIASATVIDAQVNYNMPKLKSTLKLGASNIGGKEYTQVLGAGLIGQQFFASWTINP